The sequence below is a genomic window from Barnesiella propionica.
TATTTTTATCCGCTTCGATTTTAGTAAGGTCTTTTACTAATTTTTCGGTATTTATGCCGTCTCCAGAAGCACCGTCTATTTCACCAACGGCATATACGACTGCAATTTTATCTTTTGCATTGTTTTTCGGTTGGGAAATAGATGCAATTTCTTTAACACTGGCTAATGTAAGTTCTTTATCTTTATCTATACCTACCTTTTCTTTTAGGAGATTTTCGAATGCCGGACGATAAATTAATTTGTCGACAAAACCATATTTTAAAATGGTTTCCGGTGCTTTAGTCATTAATAATGTGTCGGCATAAGCATTTAATTGAAGAACGGGGATAGAGCGGCTTTTTGATAAGTTCGTCAGAAGATCGCTCCAGATGGCATCCATGTATATTCTGGTTTGTTCTTTATTAGCTTCGCTCATTTTAGTCGCAATATATGGTTCTACAGCCGATTTGTATGTTCCCACTTTGAAAACTTGCATTTCAATTCCAACCTTTTCCATCAGGTTTTTATAAAATGTTATTTCGCTGGCAAGTCCTCTAAAATCAAGCATGCCTACCGGATTCATAAATACGCTGTCGGCAGCGGCAGAAAGGTAATATTCCCGTTGGGAATAATTGTCCCCGTAAGCATAGATGAATTTTCCTGATTCTTTGAAATCGTTCAAAGCGTCGCGTATGGCGTTTATAGATGCAACCCCTGCACTTAGTCCGTTGGCTTCTATATAAATACCGGATATATTTTTATCATCTTTTGCAATAGATATAGCTTTAAGAGTTTCATCCAGTCCTAGTGTTTCGGTATTATCTCCGAAAATCATATTCATGGGGTCCTCTTTCGTACGTTCAGTTAATATCCCGCTTAGATTAATATGAAGAATTGTTTTAGGACTTGTCTGGTATTCTGCAGAAGAAGATAGGGTCGCTATGCCTGCAAAAGATAAAATCATGATCCAGAACATGACAAATCCGGCAATAAGAACGCCAAAAACGCAGGCGAACATAGTAGTGAAAAATTTTTTCATGTATTTGTATTTTAAATTAGTTTGAATATTCTATTATATAGTATAATGTAATTAACGTTGCAAACATACAAACTTTTTTAATATAAACAAAAGAAACAA
It includes:
- the sppA gene encoding signal peptide peptidase SppA, which codes for MKKFFTTMFACVFGVLIAGFVMFWIMILSFAGIATLSSSAEYQTSPKTILHINLSGILTERTKEDPMNMIFGDNTETLGLDETLKAISIAKDDKNISGIYIEANGLSAGVASINAIRDALNDFKESGKFIYAYGDNYSQREYYLSAAADSVFMNPVGMLDFRGLASEITFYKNLMEKVGIEMQVFKVGTYKSAVEPYIATKMSEANKEQTRIYMDAIWSDLLTNLSKSRSIPVLQLNAYADTLLMTKAPETILKYGFVDKLIYRPAFENLLKEKVGIDKDKELTLASVKEIASISQPKNNAKDKIAVVYAVGEIDGASGDGINTEKLVKDLTKIEADKNIKAVVLRVNSPGGSAFGSEQVWEALEQIKKAGKPVVASMGDVAASGGYYISCGANRIFAEPTTLTGSIGIFGLIPNFGNLLTDKIGLTFDGVKTNKYGTFPNVTSAMTPDERLQMQQYVERGYELFASRCAEGRHMDIAAIKKIAEGRVWDGTTAKKIGLVDELGSMKDAIEWIAQEANMEKYALEEYPKKKGIFEELMEQFGNKTKTAVLKSYLGSDYIYFETLKNMREIDPLQCRMEDIVIY